The Balearica regulorum gibbericeps isolate bBalReg1 chromosome 5, bBalReg1.pri, whole genome shotgun sequence genome window below encodes:
- the SIRT3 gene encoding NAD-dependent protein deacetylase sirtuin-3, mitochondrial isoform X2: MERGARRGGGLLAAAWRSLRERGPTDGGGGGGGPGGLARLSLGSGHSRGAAGSGGPRIRGSRPLSLSAAAGAVWAAGRWGGGGGKQQLTLHDVAELIQNKECRRVVVMAGAGISTPSGIPDFRSPGSGLYSNLEQYNIPYPEAIFQLTYFFANPKPFFTLAKELYPGNYRPNYAHYFLRLLHDKGLLLRLYTQNIDGLERVAGIPPDRLVEAHGTFATATCMVCRRKFPGEDFRGDVMADKIPHCPVCTGIIKPDIVFFGEELPQRFFLHMTDFPMADLLFVIGTSLEVEPFASLAGAVRGSIPRVLINRDLVGPFAWQQRYNDIAQLGDVVSGVEKLVELLNWTEEMRTLIQKEKEKLDAKDK; encoded by the exons ATGGAGCGgggggcgcggcgcggcggcgggctgCTGGCGGCGG CGTGGAGGAGCCTGCGGGAGCGCGGCCCCAcggatggcggcggcggcggcggcggcccggggGGGCTGGCCCGGCTCTCCCTGGGCTCCGGGCACAGCCGGGGGGCGGCTGGCTCCGGAGGACCGAG GATCCGGGGGAGCAGGCCCCTCTCTCTGTCCGCGGCTGCCGGGGCTGTCTGGGCAGCGGGCAGGTGGGGAGGCGGCggtgggaagcagcagctcacCCTGCACGACGTGGCAGAGCTCATTCAGAACAAGGAGTGTCGCCGAGTGGTGGTGATGGCTGGTGCAGGGATCAGCACCCCCAGCGGCATCCCCGATTTTAG GTCCCCAGGGAGCGGCCTCTACAGTAACCTCGAGCAGTACAACATCCCTTACCCAGAAGCCATCTTCCAGCTGACGTATTTCTTTGCCAACCCCAAGCCCTTCTTCACTTTGGCCAAGGAGCTCTACCCTGGCAACTACAGGCCCAACTACGCCCACTATTTCCTGAGGCTCCTGCACGACAAAGGGCTCCTCCTGCGCCTCTACACCCAGAACATTGACGGGCTGGAGAGAG TTGCTGGGATCCCTCCTGATAGACTGGTGGAAGCCCATGGCACCTTTGCCACTGCCACTTGCATGGTGTGTCGAAGGAAGTTCCCAGGAGAGGACTTCAGG GGGGATGTCATGGCAGACAAGATCCCTCACTGTCCTGTCTGCACTGGAATCATCAAGCCCGACATAGTGTTCTTCGGTGAGGAGCTCCCGCAGCGCTTCTTCCTGCACATGACAGACTTCCCCATGGCAGACCTGCTTTTCGTCATCGGAACGTCCCTGGAG GTGGAACCCTTCGCCAGCCTGGCCGGAGCTGTTCGAGGCTCCATTCCCCGAGTCCTGATCAACCGAGATCTCGTAGGACCCTTCGCCTGGCAGCAACGCTACAACGACATAGCCCAGCTGGGGGACGTGGTCAGCGGGGTCGAGAAGCTGGTGGAGCTGCTGAACTGGACTGAAGAGATGCGAACActaattcagaaggaaaaagaaaag CTGGATGCAAAAGACAAATAG
- the SIRT3 gene encoding NAD-dependent protein deacetylase sirtuin-3, mitochondrial isoform X1: MRLGGPSSTVPTALSQDPSHRGTRDLAFLDLCKKVQRQVPTPGYGLDKQLSFLLVKYWHAVLPIEEFSAKFLGWFSPPSSFELKSLSVRDLLRVLSVPSRIRGSRPLSLSAAAGAVWAAGRWGGGGGKQQLTLHDVAELIQNKECRRVVVMAGAGISTPSGIPDFRSPGSGLYSNLEQYNIPYPEAIFQLTYFFANPKPFFTLAKELYPGNYRPNYAHYFLRLLHDKGLLLRLYTQNIDGLERVAGIPPDRLVEAHGTFATATCMVCRRKFPGEDFRGDVMADKIPHCPVCTGIIKPDIVFFGEELPQRFFLHMTDFPMADLLFVIGTSLEVEPFASLAGAVRGSIPRVLINRDLVGPFAWQQRYNDIAQLGDVVSGVEKLVELLNWTEEMRTLIQKEKEKLDAKDK; the protein is encoded by the exons ATGAGACTTGGGGGTCCCAGCAGTACGGTTCCCACAGCCCTGTCCCAAGACCCCTCTCACAGGGGTACCAGGGATTTGGCATTTTTAGATCTGTGTAAGAAAGTGCAACGGCAGGTGCCTACCCCGGGGTATGGGTTAGACAAACAGTTAAGCTTTCTCCTTGTTAAGTACTGGCACGCAGTCCTGCCGATTGAAgagttttctgcaaaattcttGGGGTGGTTTTCCCCCCCGAGCAGTTTTGAGCTGAAGTCGCTGTCAGTACGCGACCTGCTGCGCGTTCTCTCTGTTCCGAGCAGGATCCGGGGGAGCAGGCCCCTCTCTCTGTCCGCGGCTGCCGGGGCTGTCTGGGCAGCGGGCAGGTGGGGAGGCGGCggtgggaagcagcagctcacCCTGCACGACGTGGCAGAGCTCATTCAGAACAAGGAGTGTCGCCGAGTGGTGGTGATGGCTGGTGCAGGGATCAGCACCCCCAGCGGCATCCCCGATTTTAG GTCCCCAGGGAGCGGCCTCTACAGTAACCTCGAGCAGTACAACATCCCTTACCCAGAAGCCATCTTCCAGCTGACGTATTTCTTTGCCAACCCCAAGCCCTTCTTCACTTTGGCCAAGGAGCTCTACCCTGGCAACTACAGGCCCAACTACGCCCACTATTTCCTGAGGCTCCTGCACGACAAAGGGCTCCTCCTGCGCCTCTACACCCAGAACATTGACGGGCTGGAGAGAG TTGCTGGGATCCCTCCTGATAGACTGGTGGAAGCCCATGGCACCTTTGCCACTGCCACTTGCATGGTGTGTCGAAGGAAGTTCCCAGGAGAGGACTTCAGG GGGGATGTCATGGCAGACAAGATCCCTCACTGTCCTGTCTGCACTGGAATCATCAAGCCCGACATAGTGTTCTTCGGTGAGGAGCTCCCGCAGCGCTTCTTCCTGCACATGACAGACTTCCCCATGGCAGACCTGCTTTTCGTCATCGGAACGTCCCTGGAG GTGGAACCCTTCGCCAGCCTGGCCGGAGCTGTTCGAGGCTCCATTCCCCGAGTCCTGATCAACCGAGATCTCGTAGGACCCTTCGCCTGGCAGCAACGCTACAACGACATAGCCCAGCTGGGGGACGTGGTCAGCGGGGTCGAGAAGCTGGTGGAGCTGCTGAACTGGACTGAAGAGATGCGAACActaattcagaaggaaaaagaaaag CTGGATGCAAAAGACAAATAG